Proteins from a genomic interval of bacterium:
- a CDS encoding TetR/AcrR family transcriptional regulator: protein MVVRQAESAPDVPDMRTQILRSATRLFAARGFEATSLAAIADDVGIRKQSVLHHFPSKDALRHEVLEAHFARWKDLVPNMLAAASSKQEGFDAALSELIRFYREDPARARLMSRELLDRPDELVAMFQDHLHPWIGLLLDAIERGKADGVVDPQLDPEAFLSQTVLTVVTLIAGSPIMTQIVPESRRNAAPLDRQIDEMTRAIRRAFYVPRADRVRPRRNGE from the coding sequence ATGGTCGTTCGACAAGCGGAAAGCGCGCCCGACGTTCCCGATATGCGCACGCAGATCCTGCGTTCCGCGACGCGCCTATTCGCCGCGCGCGGGTTTGAGGCGACGTCGCTTGCCGCGATCGCGGACGACGTGGGCATCCGCAAGCAGTCGGTGCTGCACCACTTTCCGAGCAAGGACGCCCTGCGTCATGAGGTGCTCGAAGCGCACTTCGCGCGCTGGAAGGACCTTGTTCCGAACATGCTCGCCGCGGCGTCGTCGAAGCAGGAAGGTTTCGACGCCGCGCTGTCCGAGCTGATCCGCTTCTATCGCGAGGATCCGGCGCGCGCTCGCCTGATGTCGCGCGAGCTGCTCGACCGCCCGGACGAGCTTGTGGCGATGTTTCAGGACCACCTGCATCCGTGGATCGGCCTGTTGCTCGACGCGATCGAACGCGGCAAGGCGGATGGCGTCGTCGATCCGCAGCTCGATCCCGAGGCGTTCCTGTCGCAAACGGTGTTGACCGTCGTGACGCTGATCGCCGGTTCCCCGATCATGACGCAGATCGTACCCGAATCCCGGCGAAATGCCGCGCCGCTCGATCGTCAGATCGACGAGATGACGCGCGCGATTCGCCGAGCCTTCTATGTTCCGCGCGCGGACCGTGTCCGGCCGCGACGCAACGGAGAATGA